The Streptomyces phaeolivaceus genome has a window encoding:
- the sigM gene encoding RNA polymerase sigma factor SigM, with the protein MAHSADHSGVSDQDLLARHVKGDPDAFGELVRRHRDRLWAVALRTLGDREEAADAVQDALVSAYRAAHTFRGQSAVTTWLHRITVNACLDRARKAASRKTSPVDDTERLEQLLEPHESASAPAERNDLHRQLLEALGTLPQDQRAALVLVDMQGYPVAEAARILDVPTGTVKSRCARGRARLLPLLTHLRADGEGDGGRKSGRGRNRAQGTSVPPAAGPHDAGPSDSAAVKGGGGRA; encoded by the coding sequence ATGGCGCACAGTGCTGACCACAGCGGGGTAAGCGATCAGGATCTCCTGGCCCGGCACGTCAAGGGCGACCCCGACGCCTTCGGTGAGCTGGTGCGGCGGCACCGGGACCGGCTGTGGGCGGTGGCGCTGCGGACGCTGGGGGACCGTGAGGAGGCCGCCGACGCCGTCCAGGACGCGCTGGTGTCCGCCTATCGGGCCGCCCACACCTTCCGTGGCCAGTCGGCCGTCACGACCTGGCTGCACCGCATCACGGTGAACGCCTGCCTGGACCGTGCCCGCAAGGCGGCATCCCGTAAGACGTCGCCCGTCGACGACACCGAGCGCTTGGAGCAGCTCCTGGAGCCGCACGAGTCGGCTTCCGCTCCGGCCGAGCGCAACGATCTGCACCGCCAGCTGCTGGAGGCGCTCGGCACCCTGCCGCAGGATCAGCGGGCGGCGCTCGTGCTGGTGGACATGCAGGGCTACCCGGTAGCGGAGGCCGCGCGGATCCTCGACGTGCCGACCGGCACGGTGAAGAGCCGCTGCGCCCGTGGCAGAGCCAGACTCCTGCCGCTCCTGACCCATCTCCGTGCGGATGGCGAGGGTGACGGCGGCAGAAAGTCGGGGCGTGGAAGGAACCGGGCGCAGGGGACATCCGTCCCACCCGCAGCGGGACCACATGATGCAGGGCCAAGCGATTCAGCTGCTGTGAAGGGCGGAGGTGGGCGAGCGTGA